The Pseudomonas triclosanedens genome has a window encoding:
- a CDS encoding DUF4124 domain-containing protein, with translation MRLILTALLLAATLPASAQIYKYTDANGKTVFTNQPPTNVDAQPVQLPPTNTVGPQGPAGGTTQAGIDGTGSQAAGYTILALSNVPNDEALRANNGSFNVDVVVQPALEMDHQLQLLLDGQPYGAPTRDTTIAMDNIDRGEHTLAVQVVQGTRVIQSSSPVTFTLQRISTNSPARPQVKPRSGG, from the coding sequence ATGCGCCTGATTCTCACCGCCCTGCTGCTCGCCGCCACGCTGCCGGCCAGTGCGCAGATCTACAAGTACACCGACGCCAACGGCAAGACGGTGTTCACCAATCAGCCGCCTACCAACGTCGACGCCCAACCAGTGCAACTGCCACCCACCAATACTGTCGGTCCGCAGGGCCCCGCAGGCGGCACCACCCAGGCAGGCATCGACGGCACCGGCAGCCAGGCAGCCGGCTATACCATCCTCGCGCTGAGCAACGTGCCCAACGATGAAGCCTTGCGGGCGAACAACGGCTCGTTCAACGTCGATGTCGTGGTGCAGCCGGCGCTGGAAATGGATCACCAGCTGCAACTGCTGCTGGACGGCCAGCCCTATGGCGCTCCAACCAGGGACACGACCATCGCAATGGACAACATCGATCGTGGCGAACACACCCTCGCCGTGCAGGTTGTCCAGGGCACCCGCGTGATCCAGAGCAGCTCGCCGGTGACCTTCACCCTGCAGCGGATCAGTACCAACAGCCCCGCGCGACCGCAGGTCAAACCGAGGTCGGGCGGCTGA
- a CDS encoding DUF4124 domain-containing protein, translated as MRHLVIFLLSTLACLSASAEVYTYIDKDGNRVFTDQPTRSNAQRLELTPTNKAAPIMPRPLYAPVAPPLPAGPPAYQLLRIIVPEPDATIRANDGKLIVSVTSDPSLLPGHLYRLLLDGEPVGAPGRSPVFPLDNIDRGTHQLSVEIIDTLGRTVEQTPAQPFHMFRAAFGQVPAPTATPQASVASR; from the coding sequence ATGCGTCATCTGGTGATCTTCCTGTTGTCGACGCTGGCCTGCCTGTCAGCCAGCGCCGAGGTCTACACCTACATCGACAAGGACGGCAATCGCGTCTTCACCGACCAGCCCACGCGCAGCAACGCCCAGCGCCTGGAACTGACCCCGACCAACAAGGCCGCGCCGATCATGCCCCGCCCGCTTTACGCTCCGGTGGCCCCCCCGCTGCCGGCGGGCCCGCCCGCCTATCAGTTGCTGCGCATAATCGTGCCGGAGCCCGATGCCACCATCCGCGCCAACGACGGCAAACTGATCGTCTCGGTCACCAGCGACCCCAGCCTGCTTCCCGGCCATCTCTACCGCCTGCTGCTGGATGGCGAACCGGTCGGCGCGCCTGGCCGCAGCCCGGTCTTCCCGCTGGACAACATCGACCGCGGCACTCATCAGTTGTCGGTGGAAATCATCGATACCCTCGGCCGCACGGTGGAGCAGACGCCCGCCCAACCCTTCCACATGTTCCGTGCCGCCTTCGGACAAGTCCCCGCGCCGACCGCGACCCCGCAAGCCAGCGTCGCCTCCCGATGA
- the glnL gene encoding nitrogen regulation protein NR(II), which translates to MPTETQLRLLLDNLTTAVILLNAELRLEYMNPAAEMLLAVSGQRSHGQFISELFTESPEALQSLRQAVEEAHPFTKREATLTSLTGQTITVDYAVTPILNRRETLLLLEVHPRDRLMRITKEEAQLSKQETTKLLVRGLAHEIKNPLGGIRGAAQLLSRELPDEALKDYTNVIIEEADRLRNLVDRMLGSNKLPQLAVTNIHEVLERVCSLVEAETQGSIPLVRDYDPSIPDLLLDREQMIQAVLNIVRNAMQAISAQNELRLGRITLRTRTLRQFTIGHTRHRLVCKVEIIDNGPGIPAELQDTIFYPMVSGRADGTGLGLAITQNIISQHQGLIECESHPGHTVFSLFLPLEQGVH; encoded by the coding sequence ATGCCTACAGAAACCCAGCTCCGCCTGTTGCTCGACAACCTCACCACGGCGGTAATCCTGCTCAATGCAGAGTTGCGCCTGGAGTACATGAACCCCGCGGCGGAAATGCTGCTGGCAGTCAGCGGGCAGCGCAGTCACGGGCAATTCATCAGCGAACTGTTCACCGAGTCCCCCGAGGCTCTGCAGTCGCTGCGCCAAGCAGTGGAGGAAGCACACCCGTTCACCAAGCGCGAGGCGACCCTGACCTCTCTGACTGGCCAGACCATCACGGTCGACTACGCAGTTACGCCGATCCTCAACCGCCGCGAAACCCTGTTGCTGCTGGAAGTCCATCCGCGCGACCGGCTGATGCGCATCACCAAGGAAGAAGCGCAGCTCTCCAAGCAGGAGACCACCAAACTGCTGGTACGCGGCCTGGCCCACGAAATCAAGAATCCGCTGGGAGGTATTCGCGGCGCGGCGCAGTTGCTTTCCCGCGAGTTGCCGGACGAGGCGCTCAAGGACTACACCAACGTCATCATTGAAGAAGCCGACCGCCTGCGGAACCTGGTGGACCGCATGCTCGGTTCCAACAAACTGCCGCAACTGGCGGTCACCAACATCCACGAAGTGCTGGAACGCGTCTGTAGCCTGGTGGAAGCGGAAACCCAGGGCAGCATTCCGCTGGTGCGCGACTATGACCCGAGCATTCCCGACCTGCTGCTCGACCGCGAACAGATGATCCAGGCCGTACTCAACATCGTGCGCAACGCCATGCAGGCGATCTCCGCGCAGAACGAACTCCGGCTCGGCCGCATCACCCTGCGCACCCGCACCCTTCGCCAGTTCACCATTGGCCACACCCGCCATCGCCTGGTGTGCAAGGTGGAAATCATCGACAACGGCCCGGGCATTCCCGCCGAACTGCAGGACACCATCTTCTATCCGATGGTCAGCGGCCGCGCCGACGGCACCGGGCTCGGATTGGCCATTACCCAGAACATTATCAGCCAGCACCAGGGTTTGATCGAATGCGAGAGCCATCCCGGCCATACCGTATTCAGTCTGTTCCTGCCCCTGGAACAAGGAGTGCATTGA